One window from the genome of Choloepus didactylus isolate mChoDid1 chromosome 2, mChoDid1.pri, whole genome shotgun sequence encodes:
- the LOC119520804 gene encoding melanoma antigen preferentially expressed in tumors-like yields the protein MWPQIFQQVHVQDSFQSRFTRMSKRSPPRLLELAGRGLLREEALAVAALEELPTELFPPLFMAAFAGRRSRALTAMVRAWPFPCLPLGALMKKQETRRETLQAALDGLDGLLAQKVRPRRWKLRMLDLREDAHQDFWALWSGARPRARVLSLSEPGAAQPVPKRRKVDHSGMGAKQPGAPLEVLIDLCFKEAALDEFLTNLMEWVGQRKGSLHLCCRKLKIFAMPIQNLKKLLKMVQLHCIQEVDVSCTWKLPVLGCFAPHLGQMVNLHRLLLSHIRVPSRSSPAEEERHVAQFSSQILSLCHLQELYLNSVFFLKGRLDQVLGCLRSPLETLSITHCPLQESDLTHLSLCPNTSHLKRLDLSGVILLSMSPEPLKVLLEKVSVTLQNLDLEECGLTDSQLSVILPALGRCSRLKTFSFCGNSISMPALENLLRHTARLGRLHLGLYPAPLESYQELHGALHLGRLAELHARLKAMLRELGQSRTIWLSDHLCPQCGNRAFYVPEPIQCPCYTRA from the exons atGTGGCCACAAATCTTCCAACAAGTACAtgttcag GATTCCTTTCAGAGCAGATTCACCAGGATGAGCAAGCGGTCCCCACCCCGGCTCCTGGAGCTGGCGGGCCGGGGCCTGCTGCGGGAGGAGGCCTTGGCTGTTGCCGCTCTGGAGGAGCTGCCCACGGAGCTCTTCCCACCACTGTTCATGGCGGCCTTTGCCGGGAGACGCAGCCGGGCGCTGACGGCCATGGTGCGGGCCTGGCCCTTCCCGTGCCTTCCGCTGGGGGCCCTGATGAAGAAACAGGAGACGCGCCGGGAGACCTTACAAGCTGCGCTCGATGGGCTCGACGGCCTGCTCGCCCAGAAGGTTCGTCCCAG GAGATGGAAACTGAGGATGCTGGATTTACGGGAGGATGCGCATCAGGACTTCTGGGCCTTATGGTCTGGAGCCAGGCCCAGAGCCCGGGTGCTCTCGCTGTCAGAGCCGGGGGCAGCCCAGCCTGTGCCAAAGAGGCGAAAAGTGGACCATTCAGGGATGGGGGCGAAGCAGCCCGGGGCCCCCCTGGAGGTGCTCATAGATCTTTGCTTCAAGGAAGCCGCCCTGGATGAATTCCTCACCAACCTTATGGAGTGGGTGGGGCAGAGGAAAGGCTCCCTCCACCTGTGCTGCAGGAAGCTGAAGATTTTTGCAATGCCGATACAAAACCTCAAGAAGCTCCTGAAGATGGTGCAGCTGCACTGCATCCAGGAAGTGGATGTGAGTTGCACCTGGAAACTGCCTGTCCTGGGATGCTTTGCTCCTCACCTGGGGCAGATGGTCAATCTGCACAGACTCCTTCTCTCCCACATCCGCGTGCCTTCCCGCAGTTCCCCTGCCGAGGAGGAGCGTCACGTTGCCCAGTTCAGCTCACAGATTCTCAGTCTGTGCCACCTCCAGGAGCTCTATTTGAACTCTGTCTTCTTTCTCAAAGGCCGCCTGGACCAGGTGCTCGG GTGCCTGAGAAGCCCCCTGGAGACCCTTTCGATAACACATTGCCCACTTCAGGAATCCGACTTGACACATCTGTCACTGTGCCCAAACACCAGCCACCTAAAGCGACTGGATCTGAGTGGTGTCATTCTGCTCAGTATGAGCCCCGAGCCTCTCAAGGTTCTGCTGGAGAAAGTCTCAGTCACCCTGCAAAACCTGGATTTAGAGGAGTGCGGGCTCACGGACTCCCAGCTTAGCGTCATCCTGCCTGCCCTGGGCCGCTGCTCCCGACTCAAGACCTTCAGCTTCTGTGGAAACTCCATCTCGATGCCTGCCCTGGAGAACCTGCTGCGGCACACCGCTAGGCTGGGACGGTTACACCTCGGATTATACCCTGCCCCTCTGGAGAGCTACCAGGAACTCCACGGTGCTCTCCACCTGGGAAGACTTGCTGAGCTCCACGCCAGGCTGAAGGCGATGCTGCGGGAGCTGGGGCAGAGCCGCACGATCTGGCTCAGTGACCACCTCTGCCCTCAGTGCGGCAACAGGGCATTCTATGTCCCGGAACCCATCCAGTGCCCCTGCTACACGCGTGCCTAG